CGAGAAGGCTCTGAAGATCATAATGTTGGGCCGAGCCGGGTACGCAAAGTCTATGTCATGAAGTTCCACATGGCCTGTTATCTTTTCGGGATTGTGTCCGTCGGGATCTTCAGGCTCAATCGTTGTGAATCGGTCCAATATAGCAAAGACTGATCCAATTGCTTCTGAGCCCTTGACAAGGTCAGAAGTCATGCTTCCAGCATCGGCTATCACCCGGCCGGTGCTTACCAAGATCATGAAGGTCTCAAACAAAGCTTTTGCAGTGATGTAGCCTTGAGAGATGAGTTTACCGCCATACCAAAAGTCTAAGGCCCAAGTGCAAGTTGTTAGGCTTTGAGACGTGCCGAGTCCAATACCAGCAAACCACGATTGACGGATGCTCTCTCTTCGAGGACCTTCTTGAGCCTGTTCGAGCATTTTCAAGATTCTGTCTTGGGATGAGAAGGCGGTGATGGTTCGGAGGTTGGAAACTGCCTCAGCAGCCAGCTTGCTGCTTTCACCTTGGGCTTTAATAGCCTTCTGTGACATGCTTTTAAGCAAGACACGTCTGGTGTAGAAACAAATAATGATGATGGGTTGAACCGCAATCATAACAATTGCAAGCCGCCAAGCTATGACCATGCCCATGGTGCAAGCTATAGTTACTGCTGACATTGTTTGCACAATCAATGCCATCCTGTCACCTACCAAGGATCTCAGCTGCCAGAACGAAGATAACAATTAGAACCAAAATATGGTTTGGCTTAGATTATAGGTATAtgataatcataaaatatttacACAAGTTGGAAAACTCAACCTACTCAATGATTAGCAGATATAAAAATGCCAATTTCTGACACTCAAAAGATTTATTGGATATGCAAGAGTATATGATGCAGGTTAAGAAAATATATACCGCATTAGCATCCTTGGCAAGTCTAGAGCAGACAGCACCACTTGAATTCTCATCTTGATCGAACCAGCCTATTTCAAATGTGAGTATCTTTGAAAGCATCCTCTCTCGAATCCTCTTTGTCAAGTACTCTCCCATGTATGCGAAATTGTAATGCTGACTAACATTAATCAGCAATGTAAACACCGATAACCCGAGAAAGCATAAGGCATAGATCTTAGTCTTCTCCTTGATCTCATTGTGATCAGTTAGAAAATACACTGATACCATAGATCCTAGTGAGAATGCATAAACAGGTTGAACTGCACCAAATAGGATAGCACTTAAACACCCCATTATTGCTTGTCTCCATTCTGGTAAGTTCAATGCCAACAATCTTCTAAAAGATGGCACTGGCAATTTTTTCTCTTCCACTATGGACTCTCCAGCCAATAAAGTATGGTTCTGAGTAAATGAATTGGCGGAACTGGACCGACTAACAAAAGAAAGTCTATGACTACTTGTGCTGTAAATGTCTATATTTGATATTGAAGATGATGCACAGGTAGATAAATTTGAGTTAGCTTCATCAAGAGTCTTTTCTTTCTCTATTTGTTGAAGGTGGACTAAAGAAGCATAGTGACCGATATCATTTTCCATCAACTGATCATGCGATCCTATTTCGATAACCTCGCCATTTTGGACAACTGCTATAAGGTCAGCATTGCGAATGGTGGAAAGGCGGTGGGCGATTACTATGGAGCTGCGGCCAACGGCAGCTTGGTCTATTGCTTGTTGCACAACTCGTTCGGATTCTGTGTCTAGTGCACTTGTTGCTTCATCTAGAAGAAGGATTCGAGGTGCTTTTATTATTGCTCTTGCTATAGCAATCCTTTGCTTTTGTCCACCAGACATTTGAACCCCTCTTTCTCCAACCTGTTGAAAAGATATTTTACTTTTTCAGATTCATTCAGAACAAGGATTTAAAGATTTGATCACAAACAAAAATCAGTTTATTTCTTTAATGAATGTAATCCTCAGCTTCAACTAGTTTCTCAAAAGTGATATGAAGTACGTAAACAAAGATAcataaatgagaaatggttatcATGTTCCTGAAGTATggtctgcaacaaatgcaaaaaattaattggcaaattatattttaaagaataaaGTAACATGGGTGCTCATTTTGAAGGACTGGGTGTTAAAAGGAATTGTTAGGGAACCAGTTTACtattaactaaaatgaaaatgaagaatattgttatatatataagatGATAAAACTCAGGCAAGAAACAATGACCTGATTAGACACTTCTCTATCTGATTACTTGGGAAGAAATTACACCTTTTCACtataattttgtgtttttttggaTGTTAAAAGGGCTAACCTGAGTTTCATAACCTTGAGGCAATTGGGATATGAAACTGTGGGCATTTGAGGCTTTGGCCGCATCAATAACTTCGTCCATGCTAGCATCTTCCTTGCCAAAAAGTATGTTCTCCTTAATGGTTGTAGCAAAAAGTGCTGGCTCTTGACTCACCAAACCCATTTGTGATCTTAACCACTTGACCTGCAGCTTATCTATGGAAATTCCGTCAAGCAGTATCTCTCCCCCAAGTGGGTCATAAAACCTTTGTAGTAGTGCTATGACTGTGGATTTCCCTGAGCCACTACCACCCACCAAAGCCACAGTCTTTCCAGCTGGAATGTCGAGGCataaatctttgaaaaccatggtGTCAGGCCTTGATGGATATGCAAAGTCAACATGCCTAAATTCAACTGCtcctgtaactttttcca
The sequence above is drawn from the Gossypium hirsutum isolate 1008001.06 chromosome A05, Gossypium_hirsutum_v2.1, whole genome shotgun sequence genome and encodes:
- the LOC107959803 gene encoding ABC transporter B family member 15; this translates as MGNEKEKQKKINGSIRSIFMHADDVDMWLMTLGFIGAVGDGFCTPLVLLVTSKLMNNLGDSSAFTADMFIHNINKNSMALLYLACGSWVACFLEGFCWSRTGERQATRMRAGYLKAILRQDVGYFDLHVTSTAEVITSVSNDSLVIQDVLSEKVPNFLMNVAIFVGCYMVAFIMLWRLAIVGFPFAVVLVIPGLMYGRGLIGIARKISEEYNKAGTIAEQAISSIRTVYSFVGESKTIAEFSAALQVSVKLGLRQGLAKGLAIGSNGIVFATWSFMSYYGSRMVMYHDAPGGTVFIVAAAIAMGGLSLGASLSNLKYFSEACAAGERIMEVMKRVPNIDSDNLEGEILEKVTGAVEFRHVDFAYPSRPDTMVFKDLCLDIPAGKTVALVGGSGSGKSTVIALLQRFYDPLGGEILLDGISIDKLQVKWLRSQMGLVSQEPALFATTIKENILFGKEDASMDEVIDAAKASNAHSFISQLPQGYETQVGERGVQMSGGQKQRIAIARAIIKAPRILLLDEATSALDTESERVVQQAIDQAAVGRSSIVIAHRLSTIRNADLIAVVQNGEVIEIGSHDQLMENDIGHYASLVHLQQIEKEKTLDEANSNLSTCASSSISNIDIYSTSSHRLSFVSRSSSANSFTQNHTLLAGESIVEEKKLPVPSFRRLLALNLPEWRQAIMGCLSAILFGAVQPVYAFSLGSMVSVYFLTDHNEIKEKTKIYALCFLGLSVFTLLINVSQHYNFAYMGEYLTKRIRERMLSKILTFEIGWFDQDENSSGAVCSRLAKDANALRSLVGDRMALIVQTMSAVTIACTMGMVIAWRLAIVMIAVQPIIIICFYTRRVLLKSMSQKAIKAQGESSKLAAEAVSNLRTITAFSSQDRILKMLEQAQEGPRRESIRQSWFAGIGLGTSQSLTTCTWALDFWYGGKLISQGYITAKALFETFMILVSTGRVIADAGSMTSDLVKGSEAIGSVFAILDRFTTIEPEDPDGHNPEKITGHVELHDIDFAYPARPNIMIFRAFSLNIDAGKSTALVGQSGSGKSTIIGLIERFYNPLEGVVEIDGRDIRSYQLRSLRKHIALVSQEPTLFAGTIRENIAYGASDTMDESQIIEAAMAANAHEFISGLKDGYNTWCGDGGMQLSGGQKQRIAIARAILKNPTILLLDEATSALDSQSEKAVQDALERVMIGRTSVVVAHRLRTIQNCDQIAVLDKGKVVEKGTHQSLLAKGPTGAYFSLVSLQRRPHNTTQTIN